A section of the Candidatus Sysuiplasma acidicola genome encodes:
- a CDS encoding phenylalanine--tRNA ligase subunit alpha, translating into MSEISRSGAEGLSLSEKKILSALSKLSGRATLSQISAAVNFKNPSELMNALNWLKAKGYVWIDEKVVRFYTLKQGKRVGKPLPERMALEIISNGPVSVSDLAKKLDDPADVSVAIGWLRRKNWATVDNEKKLHLTDEGRKASAGPGADELLLKRMEKEEVEEDAANESVLRDILSRRDFIKEHDRIVREVNLLERGKQAIDEGLTFEEELSLLSPELLKNGTWRNFKLRPYDLRAPVPVLSGTRSHPLIRTIRQVSSVFASMGFTEIEDDYVQSTFWDMDALFTPQDHPARDMQDTFYLSSPAELSFDRKLASRVKAAHQNGGNTGSTGWAYKWSVEEAKRTLLRTHTTVATIKYLSRNRRPPVKAFTVGRIFRHEAMDATHLSEFYQIDGVVMEKGASFDMLCGVLHEFYRKMGFDRIRMRPGYFPYTEPSMEIDTFYNGRWIEMGGSGVFRPEVLRPLGIRYPVLAWGLGLERLVMMKYGFKDIRDIYVSDLSSLQKLPVV; encoded by the coding sequence TTGAGCGAAATCAGTAGAAGCGGGGCGGAGGGACTCAGCCTTTCGGAGAAGAAAATATTATCGGCACTCTCAAAGCTTTCAGGAAGGGCCACCCTTTCACAGATTTCAGCAGCAGTCAATTTCAAAAACCCTTCGGAGCTGATGAATGCACTTAACTGGCTCAAGGCAAAAGGGTATGTCTGGATTGATGAAAAAGTAGTCCGTTTCTACACGCTTAAGCAGGGAAAAAGGGTCGGAAAACCTCTTCCTGAGCGTATGGCACTGGAAATTATCAGCAACGGGCCAGTAAGCGTGTCGGACCTTGCAAAGAAGCTGGACGATCCTGCCGATGTTTCTGTCGCTATCGGGTGGCTGAGAAGGAAAAACTGGGCAACCGTGGACAATGAGAAGAAACTGCACCTGACCGATGAAGGCAGGAAGGCGTCCGCCGGACCAGGTGCTGACGAGTTACTGCTCAAACGAATGGAAAAAGAGGAAGTTGAGGAAGATGCTGCGAACGAAAGTGTTCTCAGGGACATACTTTCGCGGCGGGATTTCATAAAGGAACATGATAGAATTGTCAGGGAAGTGAACTTGCTTGAACGGGGAAAGCAGGCTATAGACGAAGGGCTCACCTTTGAAGAAGAACTGTCGCTTCTCAGCCCTGAGCTGTTGAAGAACGGGACATGGAGAAACTTCAAACTCCGCCCCTATGATCTCAGGGCTCCGGTGCCTGTGCTCTCAGGCACGCGCTCCCACCCGCTGATCAGGACGATCAGGCAGGTTTCTTCTGTTTTCGCAAGTATGGGTTTTACAGAAATCGAAGACGATTACGTCCAGTCAACATTCTGGGACATGGACGCGCTCTTCACGCCGCAGGATCATCCTGCGAGAGACATGCAGGATACATTTTACCTTTCAAGCCCCGCGGAACTGTCGTTCGATCGCAAGCTGGCTTCAAGAGTGAAGGCTGCGCATCAGAACGGGGGTAACACTGGATCAACCGGCTGGGCATACAAGTGGAGCGTGGAAGAGGCTAAAAGAACACTGCTGCGCACACACACCACGGTTGCGACCATTAAATACCTGTCAAGAAACAGAAGACCTCCTGTCAAGGCTTTTACAGTCGGCAGAATATTCCGGCACGAGGCTATGGACGCAACACACCTGTCCGAATTCTACCAGATTGACGGTGTGGTCATGGAAAAAGGTGCATCGTTCGACATGCTCTGCGGCGTGCTGCACGAATTTTACCGCAAGATGGGTTTCGACAGAATCAGGATGCGCCCCGGCTACTTCCCGTATACAGAACCATCTATGGAAATAGACACATTCTATAACGGCAGGTGGATTGAGATGGGTGGTTCCGGCGTCTTCAGGCCGGAGGTGCTCAGACCTCTGGGAATAAGATACCCGGTTCTCGCGTGGGGTCTCGGACTCGAGCGGCTTGTCATGATGAAATACGGTTTCAAGGACATAAGAGACATCTATGTGAGCGATTTGTCGAGTCTGCAGAAACTGCCAGTTGTTTAG
- a CDS encoding tryptophan--tRNA ligase — MNGDFVVTPWEVSGEVDYDKLVARFGTSYITPEIIKRIPGGEDNMFLRRKLFYSHRDLDWLLGLHSRGHPFYLYTGRGPSSGTHLGHMIPWIFTKQLQEAFGVKLYFQMTDDEKFLFKEKLSLEDTARATADNMLDFIALGFDSVRTKIIVDTRDIDHLYRTALRVSKKITFSTAKAVFGFSNSTNIGSIFFTSIQSVPAFIESDLAGENVPCLIPCGIDQDPHFRVTRDVAPLLGYYKPALIHGKMLPGLSGGKMSSTGDAAIYTTDDDKTVKKKVMNAFTGGRATVEEQRRLGANPDICPVYHHFEFLFEPDDRKLKTIETDCRSGALLCGDCKLNLLSKVTKFMTEHRMKREKAKETVDKFAFNPDKVI, encoded by the coding sequence ATGAATGGTGATTTTGTTGTCACGCCATGGGAAGTCAGCGGTGAGGTCGACTACGACAAGCTCGTTGCCCGGTTCGGCACGTCTTATATCACGCCTGAAATAATAAAGCGAATACCTGGCGGTGAGGATAACATGTTCCTGAGGAGGAAGCTGTTCTATTCCCACCGTGATCTGGACTGGCTCCTCGGCCTTCACAGCCGTGGGCATCCATTTTATCTGTATACCGGCAGAGGACCGTCGAGCGGCACCCACCTGGGCCATATGATTCCGTGGATATTCACCAAGCAGCTTCAGGAAGCCTTCGGCGTGAAGCTTTACTTCCAGATGACAGATGACGAGAAGTTTCTGTTTAAGGAGAAACTCTCGCTCGAAGATACTGCCCGCGCAACCGCGGACAACATGCTCGACTTTATTGCACTCGGTTTCGATTCAGTCAGGACAAAAATCATAGTGGATACAAGAGATATAGACCATCTCTATCGTACCGCACTGAGGGTGTCCAAAAAGATTACTTTTTCAACGGCCAAAGCCGTATTCGGCTTCAGCAACAGCACAAACATAGGTTCTATTTTCTTCACATCAATACAATCAGTTCCGGCATTCATCGAATCCGACCTTGCAGGAGAAAATGTGCCGTGTCTGATTCCCTGCGGCATAGATCAGGATCCGCATTTCCGGGTCACCAGAGATGTTGCACCGCTGCTCGGTTATTACAAACCCGCGCTCATTCACGGCAAGATGCTGCCGGGCCTGTCCGGAGGAAAAATGTCGAGCACCGGTGACGCAGCCATTTACACAACCGATGACGACAAGACTGTAAAAAAGAAAGTCATGAACGCCTTTACCGGCGGGAGGGCCACCGTCGAAGAACAGCGTAGACTCGGCGCAAATCCTGATATCTGCCCCGTCTACCATCATTTTGAATTTCTCTTTGAACCGGATGATCGCAAGCTGAAGACGATTGAAACGGATTGCAGGAGCGGGGCTCTCCTTTGCGGGGATTGCAAGCTGAATCTTCTGTCTAAAGTGACAAAATTTATGACAGAACACCGTATGAAAAGAGAGAAAGCCAAGGAAACCGTCGATAAATTCGCGTTCAATCCGGATAAGGTGATATGA
- a CDS encoding ThiF family adenylyltransferase, whose protein sequence is MPGEIRLHAEDRYSRMRLVTGVDINAIRDSHICVVGAGALGNEVIKDLALYAPARLSIVDRDYVEYSNLGRCFLFNEQDAEERSGKAEAASRSAHSINTDCKAEAVNEDVTTLDASFFSQYDAVFGCVDSIKTRLHLNSNCYFSGIPYIDGGIDGLYGRVQVVFPPHSPCYECAINATHFSQIDRGYSCTGREANVPSRQIASDPSVCGTVGSLQTLQGLKVVSGTLSEGTLLFFDGFSSSLLPLELAVDPKCINHVSPPETTSSI, encoded by the coding sequence ATGCCCGGTGAGATTCGGCTTCATGCAGAGGACAGATATTCAAGAATGAGATTGGTGACAGGAGTTGACATCAATGCCATCAGAGATTCACACATTTGTGTCGTGGGAGCCGGCGCCCTCGGTAACGAAGTAATAAAGGATCTTGCACTATATGCACCGGCCAGGCTGAGCATAGTGGACAGAGATTACGTGGAGTATTCCAACCTCGGCAGATGTTTTCTGTTCAATGAGCAGGATGCAGAAGAGAGAAGCGGAAAAGCCGAAGCTGCTTCAAGGAGTGCACACAGCATCAACACCGATTGCAAAGCCGAAGCTGTCAATGAGGATGTGACAACCCTGGATGCTTCATTCTTTTCTCAATACGATGCAGTATTCGGGTGTGTGGACAGCATAAAAACGAGGCTGCACCTTAACTCGAACTGCTACTTCTCTGGCATTCCGTACATAGATGGGGGCATAGACGGCCTCTACGGAAGGGTTCAAGTCGTGTTTCCGCCTCACAGTCCTTGCTATGAATGTGCAATAAACGCTACCCATTTTTCTCAGATTGACAGAGGATACTCCTGCACCGGGAGAGAGGCGAATGTTCCCAGCAGGCAAATTGCTTCCGACCCTTCGGTTTGCGGAACTGTCGGTTCGCTTCAGACACTACAGGGGTTGAAGGTCGTTTCCGGCACCCTGAGCGAGGGAACTCTGCTGTTCTTCGATGGGTTTTCGTCATCACTGCTGCCTCTTGAACTGGCCGTCGACCCGAAATGCATCAATCACGTTTCACCTCCCGAAACGACGAGCTCAATATGA
- a CDS encoding Mov34/MPN/PAD-1 family protein — translation MRVKIVSSIERKIESHRIPENITWSSCGNPSKGAVFINARAIIQVRKRASEAFSELKETMGLLLGHPFYDSGELKLEVSESVALPVNANAHHVAVDKQALEFNWNETAGGNLIVGWYHSHTGQGNFLSETDRRTHELWFNQPHAVAMLIEASENTIGIYSRRGGALTAVDYNVFET, via the coding sequence ATGCGGGTAAAGATAGTCAGCAGCATTGAAAGGAAAATCGAAAGCCACCGCATTCCTGAAAATATAACGTGGAGCAGCTGTGGAAACCCGTCGAAAGGAGCTGTCTTCATTAATGCGAGAGCAATTATTCAAGTCAGAAAGCGCGCTTCAGAAGCGTTTTCAGAACTTAAGGAGACCATGGGATTGCTCCTGGGCCACCCTTTTTACGACTCGGGCGAATTGAAACTAGAAGTCAGCGAGTCGGTAGCGTTGCCGGTTAATGCGAATGCACATCATGTTGCCGTGGACAAACAGGCCTTGGAATTTAACTGGAACGAAACAGCGGGAGGGAATCTCATTGTTGGGTGGTATCACTCACACACGGGCCAGGGAAATTTCCTTTCTGAAACTGACAGAAGAACGCACGAACTCTGGTTCAATCAACCGCATGCTGTCGCAATGCTGATAGAGGCATCCGAAAACACGATAGGCATATATTCAAGACGCGGTGGAGCGCTGACAGCTGTAGATTACAACGTGTTCGAAACGTAG